TTGATGTACATGGCTTTCAGCGACATCAAGATGTTCTTCAGGCACATGACTCGCATTGACAATTTGATAACTGACGACGCCTACAGCAGATCTTTTAATACTCATATTTGTACTTATTTTGGGGGATGAGGAAAGTAATGCCTTACCTTCCTCTATTAAACTAGGTCTTGATTCAGAATCTATTTTCCCATTGAACTTTTTTTTGAGTAGCGTCAACATTCGTTTTTATTTTTTCTATTTGTAATATTGCAGTTCGAATTTGATCTCTCGTGGATTTGTCTGGCTCAAATCCACAAGTATCTATTAACCCCTTTAAATCACTACATGACTTCTGAATAAATCTATTTTCTTTATAAATATCATTAGCTTGTACTTCTGCTAAAAACTCTTCGGCAACTTGAAGAAAATCTAAAATATTCAAAGGAATTGGCGAATACATTCCTCTGCGAATTAATACGGAACTTTCTTCTTTAACTGCAGAAGATGTTTTAGCATCAGGGCTAGCAAAACTAATATTAGCCGCTTCAAGTATCGCATTTTTTGGAGCGCCATGTCCTTCTATTCTCATAGTTTGCCAAATACCCTTGTCTGTTTCCGTTTGTACATGTGCAATAGCACGCTGAAAAAACTCCAAATCGCTCGGCACATCAGTGACATTTGCTGCACTAAGCTTGGCATCACCCTCAATTTTTCCTTTGACAACTAATTCTTGACGAATACGAAACATGTTACCTTTTAAACGCTCAATATCCGCTTTTAACGCTTCAACAGATTGTTGTTCTTCGCTACTTAAAGATATACCAGACACCCTAGCAGTCTCTTCCCTATTGCTAGCAATTTCACTTAAGCGTTCTGCTTCTTTCTGTCCATATTCACCGGCAAAGCGCACTGCGGTTTCAGGAACAGTTTTTACAGCTTCCATTTGTTCGGCGAAACCAACATCCTCTACCCTTTCCCCCTGAAGAATAGTTATTTCGTCTCGTATTTCTTTAACGACACTAACATCACCAATAAACGTATGCGCTGCAGATGCGCCTGAAGCTAACAAGGCATCAATTTTTTCTTGATTTAAAGCAAAATCAAATGTTGAAACATTACAATCCCAACAACGAATAGTTCTTGATGACTCTGCAGGATTAGTATTGTGCGCATCATCTTGAGGTGACATTAGTGCTGTCAACATACGCCCAATTAAGTGCATGCCAAATCCATCTTTAATTTTTGTACGCTCTCTCTGAAGTGGTGTTAAATATTTTCCCCCACCTTGAGCAACTGCATTAGAAAAAATTTCTTCGCTGGAGTCTACTTTAAATCCTAAAATTTTCTCATCAGGCAACCCTTGACTTGCTTTAATAAGTGGATAAGGATAATTTATTTTTACCCCGCCATCGACGTAATAGCTTGTGCCATTGGCTTCATCTAATGCAATGTTGACTAAGCAACCAGTCGCATCGTATGACTCAGTCACTCGAACAGGCTTAAAAAATACCGGTATCGACATTGACATTCGAACCGCTAAAGCCACTGAAACATTAGGCGTTTTTTCTGCATTAAACGTAACAATCTCATTATTATTCAAACGTACCGCATAGATATGTAAATCTTTACCCTTGCTATCTCTCAATTCTTTAAATGTGACATCCTGATTGCCTGCATGAGTCGCCAGTAAACTTTTTACCCAATTTAAAAAGACCAGCCCCTCACATAAATAACCATTACTGTAAATAGCGGCCCCCTTTCCTACACTTCCAAAGGCATGCCAACTGGTTATATCTGCAAAACTTGAAAAGCTCGTATTTTGCATAATGATTTTTATCTGCTCTAAGTCAAGATTTAATGCAATCAACAAAGCCATAATAGAACCGGCAGAGGTTCCAGCCACTCGTTCAATCTGATCCAAGAAACGTCGGCCAGCCGGCTGTTTTAGAGAATAAAGATCTAAAACTTGTAAAGCGCCAACATAAGCTAAACCTTTTACGCTGCCACCCTCGAAAACTAAAGTGTTTATTTCCCTCATGCCTTTCTCCCTTAGATAGCGTTTAAGTTACGATTTTTAATATAAATAATTTTTCAATAATCTAAATGCAAAACATTAAGGAAATATGAAATTCAAAAAAGATATTTTTGTGCGAGTTATCTCACATAATTCGGATGTTAACTTTGATGACGTCATTGCAAAAACTTACTTGCGTTAAACCTAGAAACCGCAGTTGACCATTCGCCTGCCGCTCTAACCCCGCCTGAAATCCGATAGCTTTCTATCCAATGTCGCCATGTTAGGTAGGCGCTGGAAGTAGATTCGGCGGATGAATATGGATTTTTCCAATGAATTTTCTAAATGCACGCTCAATAACTCGCTTCATTTTTTCAGCTTTGGTTAACTGCTCCGCACAAGACGATTGCAATGTTTTAAAAAAAGTCGCAACATGAAAAAGTGATTTTTGTACGCGCTTTGCATCCGCATGGTTGCTATTCACTTGAATAATTGTTTGGCCTGCATGACGAATTTTTGTTCCAATCGCATGCAACAATAAAGGTCGAGAAGTAATGGCTTCCAAATGTGAATTGGGTTCAATTAATCTCACAAATAAGGTCCACCAATTATAAATAATCGCAATGATACGTGCCATCAATTGGCAGCGATGCAAATCATGTGTGGTGTAACCCGCCCAACCCCACTGATTTTTTAACTCATCGAAATCATTTTCACTATCTGCTCGATCAGGATAATGTTGCGCAATTGAAATAATGCTGCCTTCTACGGTGGTGACTAAAACGGCATATTCATAGGCTTCAAATTTCTCTCCTATATTAGCAAATGCAAATTCTAATTGTGCAGCAGCAGGCAATGTATTGCTTACAATGCCAATTTCTTTTTTTATTTTTCGTCGTAACAAAATAATTTTTCTTGAATGTGACCATCCGTCTAATTTAATACTCCCGTCAATCCCTTGCCAACCCTGTCCTGCATGTACCCAATCTTCGGTTAATGCCATTTGTTGACTAATAAAACGCTTAATATTAGGCGTTTGCTTGAGTTTAAATAAATACGGTTGATCTCGAGTTTCACATGCTGTCATCACTCTATCGGTTCCGAAATTACAATCACCACGAATAAATTGCGGACGCTTTTCAAGCGGTATGCTATCCAACCATTCAAATAAGCCTGGCAACGTATGGCTTGCAGAGGATTCATTCCCAGCCATCACTTCAACTTCTAAAATCATGCGAATCGCAGCAATCATATAAGAGTGATACGTATGCGACGGTCTTCCAGGTTTCTTAGGATTATACCCAACGACCGCACCTTCTTGATGACCGTACAAACATTTTACTGTCGTATCAACATCTAAAATCCAAGGAATAGTTAAGATCTCCCAATAAGAATTTTTTAGTGCGTCCAGCAACCATGCGCGCCCATCTTCTTTTGATATTTTATTTAACCCACGACGAACAGAATCATCGCTGACAATTTTTTCCATTCCTAATAAAACAGGATTTACTTTATCGGTGCGAATGGTCGACATATGGGCGTAACGCGTATGACCTGACAATACGGATAATAAAATCGTTCCTAAAATATCGTGTTTCGTGGGTGCGTTATTGCTCATTAAATTTAATGGACATGCCTCAATAAAGTCATCCCACAACTCTGTGCGTTTTAGAAATTCAATAAAAAAAGCCAGCTGACCAAAGGGCGTGACAGGAGTCGAATGATCCCAGTGAATGTGGACACAGCCTGCGTAAGTGTCAACTGCAACTTTGTCTAATTCTTGAACGAGAACGTTTTTTTGGGTTTCACCCAATGGGTGTGATTCAAAAAGTGCTTTTTTCATCGCCTACGCCTCAATGCTACGGAGAAGCGCGGATTATTTCAGGTTCTAACTGCGGTTTCTAGGATGATAAGAGTTTTTAAGTGAAAATCTGCATAACCGATGAGATGTATCGTTTCACTGTGCATGGAATTCAAATAGTGTTCGAGCGCTGCATACTCAGGGCTTCTATTCGATGTAACAAAAAATACGGCAACATTGCGCTCTGAAAGCGAACGTAATACGGAAGCATCAATATCTTCTAAACATTGCCTCATTGAAAGAAATGGCGAGCAAATGACGATCTTTCTTTTAGCCTGCCGGAGTACTTCTTGCAAAAAACCACAGTGCTGTTCTAACGTCGGAATATATTCCATCTCTGAACCGGAAGAAAAAGGATAGCTTACGGTTGCCTCATTAGCAGGGTTCCTATCAAATTTACAGACTGCCCCCATGTTGCCAAACTGAAGATTTCGGTAAAGCCGCAAGTGTTTCCAAATTTCTTGAATGAGTTGTTTATTCAACTCACGATCATAACTAACGATACTTCCTTCTGTTTCATCATTTTCCTTCTCTGCTGCATAAAAAGAGAGCCAATTAAATGAGCCTATTGACACCCATTGATCGTCAACACAAAGAAATTTACTGTGCGTGAACGCTTCATCGCAATAAACATCGCTCAACCTGCTCAACCTGCGAAGCGCTTCTGGATCCGCGCCTTTTTTGTCATTGTAATAAATATAAATTTTTACGCCTCGCGATAGTGCCAGCCTTAAATCAGCATAAAAATCCATACGCAATAAAGCGTTATGGCTAATGTCATAACTCGTAATCAGTATTTTTTTCTGTGCTACCTGAAGCGCTCTTCTGAGTAAGCCCATGTGATCCGCAGGACTCGATAGACGTTTAACAATCGACGGCGATCTTGGTGGTGAAAACACGGTTGAATGGCAGACTGATAGTGTGCGTTGTTTTTTAGCAGGAGACTCAAGCACTGACTGTTCTTGTACATGCGTAGCGCTTACTAGAGAAGCATAAGCCGCCGAATTTATCTCAATCACAGGGTGGCGAATATCCTTCAGTAATCGCCGTAATAGCTTTTCTCCTTTGACTGAATAACATACTATTCTTTGAAAAAATGCTGGCTGAACTATGTTTCTCTGTGTTGGATCAGTAATATCGAATTCGATAATAAATATCTGATCCAGCGCTGTGCGTATATGAGTGAATGATTGGCTTGCTACATCCGATATAACTAAGCGCTCCCCTTCAAGATAGCCTGGTAATGTCTCAGGAAGTCGCCCAAATTGAATAATAGAAACCACTGTTTCTGGTCTCGCCGCAATATAGTGTTTCATATTGACTCCATTAACTACATCAACACACAGTTACTCGCCTGTCTAAGCGCAACATCATTGGGCGTAGGGCCTGACCATAACGCATAAGACCAAGACAGTCGTTTTGCTGCGAGCTCATGTCCTCTATCCGCAGCATTTTGGTAAAATCTTTTTGCTAGCGCCCAATTTTTAGTGACACCAAGACCTGATTCATAAATATATCCTATCCGATAACTGGCCTCTGAATTTACTGAACTAGCAAATTGGTAATGGCGCAAAGCACGCTGACCATCAATCGTCACACCTTTACCATCTTCAAAAATTTTTCCTAGCCAATAGTTCGCTTGCGCTGGATAGGTATTATCAGTGCGAATAGTGACAGCAGGTTTTGAAAATAGTAAACGCTCTATAGCGTGATCGAGCGTATCGGATAAAACAGGTTTTTCATCATCGTAGTGATTATAATAAAATTCTAATAGCCCAATAGCTTGTGCTTGATCGGTTGTCAATGGGACATGCGTATTTGTACGTGAAAAAAATGTGCTTTCTTTTCGGCGCGGCATACAAGCCGACCCTTCAAGTTCTATCTCTTCTAAATCTTCTGCACGCTGAACACGCGCCGGCTTTCTTTCATTTAAATCTTTAGCGGCTTCTTCCAACAACAAACAAGCCCATCGAAATTTGGCTTCAATATAATATGCTGGAGAAGAGCTATAATACTGTCGTGCTTTGATGAGATCCTGCGGAATAACTATTCCCTCTTCCAACATAATGGCATAGTAATAACACGCCAATGCATGATTGCTACTGGCTAATTGTGTGTAGTAACCATATGCTGCGGCCTTGTCTGTTTTGCCAGCAATACCCGTGTCTAATAGTCTAGCTAATGCAAATTTTAACGAGTCATATCCTTGCGCGACTAATTTCTCACAAAATGCTAAACAACTTTCCAAATCAAAATTATGTTTCAATTGATAGCGAATACATTCACGTTGAGCTAAGACATGATTTTTTAACGCTGCTTTTTTATAATAAGGATAGGCTTGTTCGAGGGATATTGGTGATATTAATAGTGCAGCTTGATAGCAAGCTTCTATATGATCTTGATCAGCGGCTTTTTTAAAATATGAATACGCTTCCTGCGGTGATTGATTCATTTTTAATAAAGCATATTGATAGCAAGATTCTATATGTCCATTATCCGCAGCACGTTGAAAAAATAGCATCGCTTCGGCTGCATTTCGCTCAACGCCATCGCCTTCTTTTAAGCAAGTCGCGTAAATAAATTGCGCGTCTCTGTGGCCTGCAATAGCAGCTAGTTTAAAAAAATGAGCGGCTTTGGCAATATTGATAGCACACTGAGCATCGCCATGTTTAAACCGTAATGCTAAGGCATATTGCGCTTCACGATGACCACTTTCGGCAGCTTTTATTTGATACGTGAACGCTTCAACAGGATTATTTAAAACGGTACTCAATAAATTTGCTAGAGGGTAATAGGAGTCGACAATATTTTCTTCTGCGGCTTTGCGATACCATTTGATAGCTTCGCGTTGATTATTGAGAGTTCCACTCGCAAGTAATGTCGCTAGTTTGATAAAAGAAGGCGTATGCGCTAATTTCGCCGCGCGTCGATAATAGTTTTGAGCTTGGGTCGGATTAAATGCGATTTCGACACCCTCTTCATAACATTTCGCTAAAAATACGATGGCATCAATTAAATTAGTCGTTGCTGCACGTTCACACCATAAAATTCCAGAGGCCACATTTTTTACAATCACTGTACCAGTAATAAAATGTTGGCCTAACGTAAACTGTGCTAACGCTAACCCTTGGTGAGCGGCTTTATTTAGCCAACTTATCCCCAATTGCGCATCAGTCGATAGATAAATTTGGCTAATATAATGCTGCGCCTCGGGATGATCATTTTCTGCGGCTCTTCGAGCCCAGAGAAGTGCCTGCGCGCTGTCGGCTGATGCCATGCGTTGAGCATAGGCAAACTGTTGAATGGCATCGTCTTGCGGGTTTATTATAGGAACAACACCGGTTGTTAGAATTCTATTGAGATCTTGTTCTGAATAAAGCATGCCCCTTGATCGAGCATCTGCGATCATTTCACCAATATCATTCGACAAGAGACTGGGTGCGCCTAATATAATTAAACAAGCTTTAGGTCGAGTAATCGCCACATTTAAACGTCGAAATTCTTTTAAAAATGCAGAAACATGGGTTCGCGTAAACGAAATGATAATGACATCACGTTCATCACCCTGAAATCCATCCACGGTATTCACATCGACCAAAGAAGATAAATTTCGCC
The sequence above is drawn from the Gammaproteobacteria bacterium genome and encodes:
- a CDS encoding transposase, with translation MKKALFESHPLGETQKNVLVQELDKVAVDTYAGCVHIHWDHSTPVTPFGQLAFFIEFLKRTELWDDFIEACPLNLMSNNAPTKHDILGTILLSVLSGHTRYAHMSTIRTDKVNPVLLGMEKIVSDDSVRRGLNKISKEDGRAWLLDALKNSYWEILTIPWILDVDTTVKCLYGHQEGAVVGYNPKKPGRPSHTYHSYMIAAIRMILEVEVMAGNESSASHTLPGLFEWLDSIPLEKRPQFIRGDCNFGTDRVMTACETRDQPYLFKLKQTPNIKRFISQQMALTEDWVHAGQGWQGIDGSIKLDGWSHSRKIILLRRKIKKEIGIVSNTLPAAAQLEFAFANIGEKFEAYEYAVLVTTVEGSIISIAQHYPDRADSENDFDELKNQWGWAGYTTHDLHRCQLMARIIAIIYNWWTLFVRLIEPNSHLEAITSRPLLLHAIGTKIRHAGQTIIQVNSNHADAKRVQKSLFHVATFFKTLQSSCAEQLTKAEKMKRVIERAFRKFIGKIHIHPPNLLPAPT
- a CDS encoding SEL1-like repeat protein encodes the protein KSYLSPYRDAIEQLAQTLTSDTRIPINTMLAEISSNMQAAQRALTTFDLIYVARLSAEAKESLAKLTNDQFLTSDFENAQRIINAVKTQPRSKECWNNLLTVVNRLIGKWIRISEEGLKSYLLDHATIVFSTLIACGRKNMLSMAPIDFLLVDEAAQSVEAATLIPMRFQPSKVLLVGDTKQLPATVISSTLDDSDRSIRRFPSHYQWSMMWRLIEENKQPSLMLTIQYRMHPHICRWPSGQYYEDRLITSPDILPMPLLSQAGLLSRPCAIYQVSGQVESRDGSNSVSNKHEAQYVIKIIEHIRRQNAQCSIGVITPYVAQKQLINEVLASRRNLSSLVDVNTVDGFQGDERDVIIISFTRTHVSAFLKEFRRLNVAITRPKACLIILGAPSLLSNDIGEMIADARSRGMLYSEQDLNRILTTGVVPIINPQDDAIQQFAYAQRMASADSAQALLWARRAAENDHPEAQHYISQIYLSTDAQLGISWLNKAAHQGLALAQFTLGQHFITGTVIVKNVASGILWCERAATTNLIDAIVFLAKCYEEGVEIAFNPTQAQNYYRRAAKLAHTPSFIKLATLLASGTLNNQREAIKWYRKAAEENIVDSYYPLANLLSTVLNNPVEAFTYQIKAAESGHREAQYALALRFKHGDAQCAINIAKAAHFFKLAAIAGHRDAQFIYATCLKEGDGVERNAAEAMLFFQRAADNGHIESCYQYALLKMNQSPQEAYSYFKKAADQDHIEACYQAALLISPISLEQAYPYYKKAALKNHVLAQRECIRYQLKHNFDLESCLAFCEKLVAQGYDSLKFALARLLDTGIAGKTDKAAAYGYYTQLASSNHALACYYYAIMLEEGIVIPQDLIKARQYYSSSPAYYIEAKFRWACLLLEEAAKDLNERKPARVQRAEDLEEIELEGSACMPRRKESTFFSRTNTHVPLTTDQAQAIGLLEFYYNHYDDEKPVLSDTLDHAIERLLFSKPAVTIRTDNTYPAQANYWLGKIFEDGKGVTIDGQRALRHYQFASSVNSEASYRIGYIYESGLGVTKNWALAKRFYQNAADRGHELAAKRLSWSYALWSGPTPNDVALRQASNCVLM
- a CDS encoding patatin-like phospholipase family protein: MREINTLVFEGGSVKGLAYVGALQVLDLYSLKQPAGRRFLDQIERVAGTSAGSIMALLIALNLDLEQIKIIMQNTSFSSFADITSWHAFGSVGKGAAIYSNGYLCEGLVFLNWVKSLLATHAGNQDVTFKELRDSKGKDLHIYAVRLNNNEIVTFNAEKTPNVSVALAVRMSMSIPVFFKPVRVTESYDATGCLVNIALDEANGTSYYVDGGVKINYPYPLIKASQGLPDEKILGFKVDSSEEIFSNAVAQGGGKYLTPLQRERTKIKDGFGMHLIGRMLTALMSPQDDAHNTNPAESSRTIRCWDCNVSTFDFALNQEKIDALLASGASAAHTFIGDVSVVKEIRDEITILQGERVEDVGFAEQMEAVKTVPETAVRFAGEYGQKEAERLSEIASNREETARVSGISLSSEEQQSVEALKADIERLKGNMFRIRQELVVKGKIEGDAKLSAANVTDVPSDLEFFQRAIAHVQTETDKGIWQTMRIEGHGAPKNAILEAANISFASPDAKTSSAVKEESSVLIRRGMYSPIPLNILDFLQVAEEFLAEVQANDIYKENRFIQKSCSDLKGLIDTCGFEPDKSTRDQIRTAILQIEKIKTNVDATQKKVQWENRF